The Pelmatolapia mariae isolate MD_Pm_ZW linkage group LG10_11, Pm_UMD_F_2, whole genome shotgun sequence genome includes a region encoding these proteins:
- the LOC134636278 gene encoding zinc fingers and homeoboxes protein 1-like isoform X2, with protein sequence MSSRRKSTTPCMVVPSDVVEQEEVEEKTERTKEEDAGEEEEGKVKEGTEEGLTAEELGQAVVVVPVPPDSDEPGVSTVDNREAVGPSLKSSTTNPPEDLSSDQPTHEQQCDTPEEGGADPAAVAAISLSKTPIMRMKTKSEPKRIAVSLKSADEAAEAFGGGGEGELGGEQEPIEAPLGPMTPVEMLMHDSMKLGGGGLLITPQLEQQRKSSILNPTVLPAGLAQVLSAFQAQQNTAAAQPQLLIPLSSIPSYSATMDTNPLLGTTYKKFPYPSMAEISSLAAQTQFTEEQIKVWFSAQRLKHGVSWTPEEVEEARRKQFNGTVHTVPQTITVIPAHQLSAAANGLQSILQTCQIVGQPGLVFTQVGPGGNLPVTSPITLTVAGLPSQSQSSSRVSCQPTLTNSELKRATTIQPPSLSPQENSALSVDTFSMRPKKSKEQLAELKASYLKNHFVTDAEIARLMKLTNLTKGEIKKWFSDTRYNQRNSKNSHVIVFHDGGGRSGGTCSNAANTTIVIDSSDETPTSPHPPRTPPVKEKETRPKTWNPFPDFTLQKFKEKTPEQLVVLEESFEKNTTPSDEELSRLRTETKLTRREIDAWFTERRKMPSVSTSSPDSSEGGKIETDGAKAGEGGGTGGTASSSPPASSSRKGSQTPPGNRTKHLPSSNKKDIKDKSKKTPEQLHILKSAFVRTQWPTPEEYDQLAEESGLPRSYIVSWFGDSRYSWKNGNLKWFFQYQSGNIEGPNSGGGSKLGSGSRKRRGRNRGWGRSRTRKQPRRSTSLSSDVDRPTPSKKFKTGKEILKEYYLKHHFLNEQDLDELVTKTNMSYEQLIQPNGRMQW encoded by the exons ATGTCGAGCCGCCGGAAATCCACCACACCTTGCATGGTGGTGCCCTCTGATGTGGTTgagcaggaggaggtggaggagaaaACAGAGAGAACGAAGGAGGAAGACgctggggaggaggaggagggaaaggTGAAGGAGGGAACGGAGGAGGGGCTGACTGCAGAGGAGCTGGGGCAGGCTGTAGTTGTTGTCCCTGTTCCACCAGATTCAG ATGAACCTGGTGTATCTACTGTAGACAACAGAGAGGCTGTCGGTCCGTCACTGAAAAGCAGCACTACAAATCCTCCTGAGGATCTGAGCAGCGACCAGCCCACCCACGAGCAACAGTGTGACACCCCTGAGGAGGGGGGAGCAGACCCCGCGGCAGTTGCTGCCATCTCTCTCAGCAAGACCCCGATCATGAGGATGAAGACCAAATCTGAACCCAAGAGAATTGCTGTGTCCCTGAAATCGGCAGACGAGGCAGCGGAGGCTTTTGGAGGAGGTGGCGAGGGAGAGTTGGGTGGGGAGCAGGAACCCATTGAAGCTCCTCTGGGGCCAATGACGCCTGTGGAGATGCTCATGCACGACTCCATGAAGCTCGGGGGAGGCGGCTTGCTGATCACCCCGCAGTTAGAACAGCAGAGGAAGTCATCCATTTTAAATCCCACAGTCCTGCCTGCTGGTCTGGCACAG GTGCTCTCTGCCTTCCAGGCCCagcaaaacacagcagcagctcagcCCCAGCTGCTGATTCCCCTTAGCAGCATCCCCTCCTACAGTGCCACTATGGACACCAACCCTCTGCTGGGCACCACATATAAGAAGTTCCCTTACCCCTCCATGGCTGAGATCAGCAGCCTGGCAGCTCAGACACAGTTCACAGAGGAACAGATCAAG GTGTGGTTCTCAGCTCAGAGGCTGAAGCACGGTGTCAGCTGGACCCCAGAAGAAGTGGAAGAGGCCAGGAGGAAGCAGTTTAATGGCACGGTGCACACTGTGCCTCAGACTATCACTGTCATACCTGCTCACcagctgtcagctgctgctAACGGCCTGCAGTCCATCCTTCAGACCTGCCAGATAGTGGGCCAGCCTGGCCTCGTATTCACACAG GTTGGCCCAGGAGGCAACCTTCCAGTGACCAGTCCCATCACCCTGACAGTGGCAGGGTTGCCTAGCCAGTCCCAGAGCTCCAGCAGAGTTTCCTGCCAGCCCACCCTGACAAACAGTGAGCTGAAGCGGGCTACCACTATCCAGCCTCCCTCTCTTTCACCACAG GAGAACTCGGCCCTCAGTGTTGACACATTCAGCATGCGACCTAAGAAATCCAAAGAGCAGCTGGCGGAGCTGAAAGCCAGCTACCTGAAGAACCACTTTGTCACAGATGCTGAAATTGCCCGATTGATGAAACTTACCAACCTGACGAAAGGGGAGATCAAAAAGTGGTTCAGTGACACCAGGTACAACCAGCGCAACTCCAAGAACAGCCACGTCATCGTGTTTCACGACGGAGGTGGTAGAAGCGGCGGCACATGTAGCAACGCTGCTAACACCACCATTGTTATCGACTCCAGCGACGAGACCCCAACATCACCCCATCCTCCACGTACACCTCCCGTGAAGGAGAAGGAGACCCGTCCCAAAACGTGGAACCCTTTTCCGGACTTTACCCTGCAGAAGTTTAAGGAGAAGACGCCGGAGCAGCTTGTGGTGCTGGAGGAGAGTTTCGAGAAGAACACCACACCTTCAGATGAAGAGCTGAGCCGTTTGAGGACGGAGACTAAACTGACGCGGAGGGAAATTGACGCCTGGTTCACCGAGAGACGAAAAATGCCATCCGTCAGCACCTCGTCTCCAGATTCCTCTGAAGGAGGAAAAATAGAAACAGATGGAGCAAAAGCAGGAGAAGGgggaggaacaggaggaacgGCCTCTTCTTCACCTCCTGCCTCTTCATCTCGAAAAGGTAGTCAAACTCCTCCTGGGAATCGCACCAAGCATTTGCCCAGCAGCAACAAGAAGGACATTAAGGACAAGAGTAAAAAGACTCCGGAGCAGCTCCATATTCTGAAAAGTGCCTTTGTTAGGACCCAGTGGCCCACACCAGAGGAGTACGATCAGCTAGCAGAGGAAAGCGGCCTTCCTCGCTCCTACATTGTCAGCTGGTTCGGTGACTCTCGGTATTCCTGGAAGAACGGAAACCTGAAGTGGTTCTTTCAATACCAAAGTGGCAACATCGAAGGACCAAACAGCGGAGGTGGGAGTAAACTGGGAAGCGGCAGTCGGAAAAGACGTGGACGAAATCGTGGGTGGGGACGATCCCGAACCAGGAAGCAGCCAAGAAGGTCCACCTCTTTAAGTTCGGATGTCGACAGGCCAACCCCATCAAAGAAGTTCAAGACTGGGAAGGAGATCCTGAAGGAGTACTACTTGAAGCACCACTTCCTCAATGAGCAAGATCTGGATGAGCTTGTCACCAAGACCAACATGAGCTATGAACAG CTCATCCAGCCAAATGGACGGATGCAATG GTGA
- the LOC134636278 gene encoding zinc fingers and homeoboxes protein 1-like isoform X1, which translates to MSSRRKSTTPCMVVPSDVVEQEEVEEKTERTKEEDAGEEEEGKVKEGTEEGLTAEELGQAVVVVPVPPDSDEPGVSTVDNREAVGPSLKSSTTNPPEDLSSDQPTHEQQCDTPEEGGADPAAVAAISLSKTPIMRMKTKSEPKRIAVSLKSADEAAEAFGGGGEGELGGEQEPIEAPLGPMTPVEMLMHDSMKLGGGGLLITPQLEQQRKSSILNPTVLPAGLAQVLSAFQAQQNTAAAQPQLLIPLSSIPSYSATMDTNPLLGTTYKKFPYPSMAEISSLAAQTQFTEEQIKVWFSAQRLKHGVSWTPEEVEEARRKQFNGTVHTVPQTITVIPAHQLSAAANGLQSILQTCQIVGQPGLVFTQVGPGGNLPVTSPITLTVAGLPSQSQSSSRVSCQPTLTNSELKRATTIQPPSLSPQENSALSVDTFSMRPKKSKEQLAELKASYLKNHFVTDAEIARLMKLTNLTKGEIKKWFSDTRYNQRNSKNSHVIVFHDGGGRSGGTCSNAANTTIVIDSSDETPTSPHPPRTPPVKEKETRPKTWNPFPDFTLQKFKEKTPEQLVVLEESFEKNTTPSDEELSRLRTETKLTRREIDAWFTERRKMPSVSTSSPDSSEGGKIETDGAKAGEGGGTGGTASSSPPASSSRKGSQTPPGNRTKHLPSSNKKDIKDKSKKTPEQLHILKSAFVRTQWPTPEEYDQLAEESGLPRSYIVSWFGDSRYSWKNGNLKWFFQYQSGNIEGPNSGGGSKLGSGSRKRRGRNRGWGRSRTRKQPRRSTSLSSDVDRPTPSKKFKTGKEILKEYYLKHHFLNEQDLDELVTKTNMSYEQVREWFAEVQRRLDVGLDPFLEPSAQRTDGDEGTQEDEEETQGESMATDEQTGAGQRDEEDDEEDEEEDGDDTDDSEVWEPSRSVKKSLSVSED; encoded by the exons ATGTCGAGCCGCCGGAAATCCACCACACCTTGCATGGTGGTGCCCTCTGATGTGGTTgagcaggaggaggtggaggagaaaACAGAGAGAACGAAGGAGGAAGACgctggggaggaggaggagggaaaggTGAAGGAGGGAACGGAGGAGGGGCTGACTGCAGAGGAGCTGGGGCAGGCTGTAGTTGTTGTCCCTGTTCCACCAGATTCAG ATGAACCTGGTGTATCTACTGTAGACAACAGAGAGGCTGTCGGTCCGTCACTGAAAAGCAGCACTACAAATCCTCCTGAGGATCTGAGCAGCGACCAGCCCACCCACGAGCAACAGTGTGACACCCCTGAGGAGGGGGGAGCAGACCCCGCGGCAGTTGCTGCCATCTCTCTCAGCAAGACCCCGATCATGAGGATGAAGACCAAATCTGAACCCAAGAGAATTGCTGTGTCCCTGAAATCGGCAGACGAGGCAGCGGAGGCTTTTGGAGGAGGTGGCGAGGGAGAGTTGGGTGGGGAGCAGGAACCCATTGAAGCTCCTCTGGGGCCAATGACGCCTGTGGAGATGCTCATGCACGACTCCATGAAGCTCGGGGGAGGCGGCTTGCTGATCACCCCGCAGTTAGAACAGCAGAGGAAGTCATCCATTTTAAATCCCACAGTCCTGCCTGCTGGTCTGGCACAG GTGCTCTCTGCCTTCCAGGCCCagcaaaacacagcagcagctcagcCCCAGCTGCTGATTCCCCTTAGCAGCATCCCCTCCTACAGTGCCACTATGGACACCAACCCTCTGCTGGGCACCACATATAAGAAGTTCCCTTACCCCTCCATGGCTGAGATCAGCAGCCTGGCAGCTCAGACACAGTTCACAGAGGAACAGATCAAG GTGTGGTTCTCAGCTCAGAGGCTGAAGCACGGTGTCAGCTGGACCCCAGAAGAAGTGGAAGAGGCCAGGAGGAAGCAGTTTAATGGCACGGTGCACACTGTGCCTCAGACTATCACTGTCATACCTGCTCACcagctgtcagctgctgctAACGGCCTGCAGTCCATCCTTCAGACCTGCCAGATAGTGGGCCAGCCTGGCCTCGTATTCACACAG GTTGGCCCAGGAGGCAACCTTCCAGTGACCAGTCCCATCACCCTGACAGTGGCAGGGTTGCCTAGCCAGTCCCAGAGCTCCAGCAGAGTTTCCTGCCAGCCCACCCTGACAAACAGTGAGCTGAAGCGGGCTACCACTATCCAGCCTCCCTCTCTTTCACCACAG GAGAACTCGGCCCTCAGTGTTGACACATTCAGCATGCGACCTAAGAAATCCAAAGAGCAGCTGGCGGAGCTGAAAGCCAGCTACCTGAAGAACCACTTTGTCACAGATGCTGAAATTGCCCGATTGATGAAACTTACCAACCTGACGAAAGGGGAGATCAAAAAGTGGTTCAGTGACACCAGGTACAACCAGCGCAACTCCAAGAACAGCCACGTCATCGTGTTTCACGACGGAGGTGGTAGAAGCGGCGGCACATGTAGCAACGCTGCTAACACCACCATTGTTATCGACTCCAGCGACGAGACCCCAACATCACCCCATCCTCCACGTACACCTCCCGTGAAGGAGAAGGAGACCCGTCCCAAAACGTGGAACCCTTTTCCGGACTTTACCCTGCAGAAGTTTAAGGAGAAGACGCCGGAGCAGCTTGTGGTGCTGGAGGAGAGTTTCGAGAAGAACACCACACCTTCAGATGAAGAGCTGAGCCGTTTGAGGACGGAGACTAAACTGACGCGGAGGGAAATTGACGCCTGGTTCACCGAGAGACGAAAAATGCCATCCGTCAGCACCTCGTCTCCAGATTCCTCTGAAGGAGGAAAAATAGAAACAGATGGAGCAAAAGCAGGAGAAGGgggaggaacaggaggaacgGCCTCTTCTTCACCTCCTGCCTCTTCATCTCGAAAAGGTAGTCAAACTCCTCCTGGGAATCGCACCAAGCATTTGCCCAGCAGCAACAAGAAGGACATTAAGGACAAGAGTAAAAAGACTCCGGAGCAGCTCCATATTCTGAAAAGTGCCTTTGTTAGGACCCAGTGGCCCACACCAGAGGAGTACGATCAGCTAGCAGAGGAAAGCGGCCTTCCTCGCTCCTACATTGTCAGCTGGTTCGGTGACTCTCGGTATTCCTGGAAGAACGGAAACCTGAAGTGGTTCTTTCAATACCAAAGTGGCAACATCGAAGGACCAAACAGCGGAGGTGGGAGTAAACTGGGAAGCGGCAGTCGGAAAAGACGTGGACGAAATCGTGGGTGGGGACGATCCCGAACCAGGAAGCAGCCAAGAAGGTCCACCTCTTTAAGTTCGGATGTCGACAGGCCAACCCCATCAAAGAAGTTCAAGACTGGGAAGGAGATCCTGAAGGAGTACTACTTGAAGCACCACTTCCTCAATGAGCAAGATCTGGATGAGCTTGTCACCAAGACCAACATGAGCTATGAACAG GTGAGGGAGTGGTTCGCCGAGGTGCAGCGACGCTTGGACGTGGGGTTAGATCCTTTCCTGGAACCGAGCGCACAGAGGACTGATGGAGACGAAGGAACacaggaggatgaagaggagacGCAGGGAGAGTCAATGGCCACCGACGAGCAGACAGGCGCAGGGCAGAGagatgaagaagatgatgaggaggacgaggaggaggatggTGATGACACAGACGACAGTGAGGTTTGGGAGCCATCACGCAGCGTCAAGAAATCTTTGTCCGTTTCTGAAGACTAG